Within Capra hircus breed San Clemente chromosome 7, ASM170441v1, whole genome shotgun sequence, the genomic segment CATTGGGCTGGAATCTGCCTAGGCGGACAGCGAGGCAGGCCTGTGAGAGTCTTCCTCACACTCCAATGTCTCACTGTGGCCAGAACTGCGGGctctaggaggagaaggggacactggGTCGGAATGGGCAGTGTAGCTCAGCCAGCCCAAAGGCTTCTTGGGACACAGGCAGGATGGGGAGCcaagggtgggggcgggggtagaAGCCCAATCCAGTGTCTTCCAGGCCCCGCCCTGGCCACTTCAGGCCAGGAAGTCCAAGCTGTACCGAGGCCcctcagagggagggggaagcCTTGGCAGGTCAGACTGCTGGGGAGGGCTGGAGAACGCTCAGGAAAGCAGGCAGGTGGGCTGCCAATTCTTGGAAGGGCTCATTAGTGAAAAGCCCCAAGCCTGACCACCTGGGGGAAAGGCTCACCGTTCCATGGTAGCTGATAAGGGCCAGGAGATTCCACAGTTCAGGTAGTTCCCCCGCCTCCCTGGCGTTTTGTGGTCACCATTAATCATTTCCTCTAACTGTGTATATAAGAGCTCTTTTGCCAGTGAGCCCAGTGCTCAGAGAGAAAGGCTAAAGTCCTCAAGAGGATGTGGCTGcagaacctgcttctcctgggcACTGTGGTCTGCAGCTTCTCCGCACCCACTCGCCAACCCAGCCCTGTCACCTGGCCCTGGCAGCATGTGGATGCCATCAAAGAGGCCCTGAGCCTTCTGAACGacagcagtgacactgctgctgtgaTGGTGAGTGAGGAAGGGAGCACAGGCCACGCCTGGGCCACCCTGCTGGCCTGGACTCATCCTGCCTGTCAGCTCGATAACAGgacattttccttttctacaGAATGAAACAGTAGAAGTCGTCTCTGAAATGTTTGACTCCCAGGTAAGATGCTTCTCTCTGATACACCTTTTCCCAAAGGCCTCTGCCCTGGGGACTGACTCCATTTTAGATGGACCCTTACAGGGTTGTCCACTTTCTCTCCAGCCAGCTGGCTGCCAGAAGGAGGGTTGCTTAGGAGGCCTTGCCCCTGTGGCAGTCATGTGGATTCCTTTATTAGCTGAGCAGCCATGGACAGACCTAGTGTTCAAGGGTATCGGGGTCACCCGGGGACAGGTCGGGGTTATGTCATGAGACAGGGGGTGTGGGCTTGGGACACTCACTGTGCCCTGAGACCAAGCCCTGTGGACACCGTGCTGGCCACTGAAGGTCACAGAAGGTTTGCACGGCAGGTGTGGGcaagccccccaccccctttcccctgAAGGGTGGAAGGACCAGCAATCTCCTTTTCTGGGGGCTGGGACCCTCTTGAGATACCAGACCAAGGGAATGTGGCTATGCCTGCTAGAGGTGGCCTGAGCTGAGTGGTGAGGGCGAGTCAGACTCGTCTGCAGTGGATGGGGGGACAAGGCTGTGTGTATGACAGGGCCTGGCCTGAGCTTAGTCAGGAATAATCCTGTgcccctcccaggccctgctctTGGGTGAGTGGGATGAGAAGAGGAAGCAGTGATGGAGAGGATGTCCTGGGCCCACCAGAGCACACTTAGCCACTGCTCACCAAGGAATGGATATTTCTCACAGGAGCCGACATGCCTGCAGACTCGCCTGGAGCTGTACAAGCAGGGCCTGCGGGGCAGCCTCACCAGTCTCACGGGCTCCTTGACCATGATGGCCAGCCACTACAAGAAATACTGCCCCCCCACCCAGGTGAGTGCCCCCATTAGGTGCCCAAGCAGGAAGGTCTCATTCGAGGAGGGTGGATAAATAGTGGGGCGAGACTTTTGGCTGTGGGCATTTGGGACTCCAAATGGTTTGAATCAATAGATTTGTAATGATCAGCCCTTCCTGAGAGGCAACCACTCTAGGTGTTAAAGCCCTGGAGCTCGAGAGACTGTACCATGTCCTAGCGGGAGCTGCTACCTTGCTTGTCACTACTATTAATGATGTCAGAGGTGAGGCAAATACAAGGAAACTCAAGACCTGCCTAAGGCCCAGAGGAAGTTCCACAGCCCAAGTGCCTCCTCCTTAAAGGACTTTCCCCTGGTCCTTCCTGGGATGCCTGGACTGCACTGGAACAAGGAGGAAAGCTTACTCGGGATGGAAAAAGGCCCCAAACATTCCTTCCCTGTGGGAAAAGTGAGGTCTGTGGCCTTGAAATGTGCTCATTCTGGCCTCCTAGAGACAGCCGGGGCTCAGCTTTGTGCCCTGGCCTGGGACCAAAGATGCAGGGGCCCAGTTGCCCAGCAGATCAATGTCTGTCTTGCACTTTTATTGGGCCCCTGGTCCAGCTGCCACTGACAGCGCTGTGCACCCTTTGGGTGGCAAGATGTCACCTGACCCACGTCAGCAGGCGGGCCCCAGACAGGCCTTCTGACCTCTGAGTTCTCAGAGGCAGCACAGAAGCATGCTGATCCCTCCCCCACGTTACCCCTCATGCCTGgactcaggtttttttttccttttctctcttaagGAAACTTCCTGTGAAACCCAGATTATCACCTTCAAAAGTTTCAAAGAGAACCTGAAGGATTTCCTTTTTATCATTCCCTTTGACTGCTGGGAACCAGTCCAGAAGTGAAGCAGGCCAGACCAGCCAGAAGCCAGCCCAGGAGCATACCTCACAGATCGCTGCCCTCCTACCCACAAAGAGCCAAACAAAACTCAGGATCTTCACACTGGAGGGGCCACAGGGAGGGCCAGAGCTGTAGGGGGCCACTGACTTGTTCAGGGCCATGTTGACCCTGATACACGTGCGGCAGGGGAAACAGGAAATGTTTTACACTGGCAGGGAtcagtaatatttatttatatatttatgtattttaatatttatttatttatttatttaagctcATACCCCATATTTATTCAAGATGTTTTtctataataataaattattaaaagtcTGTTCTTATTTGTGCAGTTTTCGTTTGTTTTTAATCATGAGCAAATGTTCAAGGTGCTCTCCTCTCTGgcccagggcagggtggggaggaagctgggagttgggggaaggggctggggccTGCAGATCAGGCACAATTGGACAGACAGCACTGTCAGAGCACAGGGGAGGCGGGAGCCCACCTGGGTATGACATTCTGCACACGTGGACATGCTTCCCTGGATGCTCAAAGGTTCCCACTCCAGAGAGAAGTTTTCAGGTTCACTTGGAAGTCCAAGTAACCCAGACAGTGGGAATCTTGCTCCAGAGAAGGGTCATCATCCTTCTTGGGCAGGTGGGGGATTCCTGAGGCTTGGCTGGTCACTGGCCATGCCCTGCCCCTCACACTCAGGGTTTCAACCACTCCCAAGGTGAAC encodes:
- the CSF2 gene encoding granulocyte-macrophage colony-stimulating factor isoform X1, yielding MWLQNLLLLGTVVCSFSAPTRQPSPVTWPWQHVDAIKEALSLLNDSSDTAAVMNETVEVVSEMFDSQEPTCLQTRLELYKQGLRGSLTSLTGSLTMMASHYKKYCPPTQETSCETQIITFKSFKENLKDFLFIIPFDCWEPVQK
- the CSF2 gene encoding granulocyte-macrophage colony-stimulating factor precursor, producing the protein MWLQNLLLLGTVVCSFSAPTRQPSPVTWPWQHVDAIKEALSLLNDSSDTAAVMNETVEVVSEMFDSQEPTCLQTRLELYKQGLRGSLTSLTGSLTMMASHYKKYCPPTQETSCETQIITFKSFKENLKDFLFIIPFDCWEPVQK